The Carassius carassius chromosome 34, fCarCar2.1, whole genome shotgun sequence genome has a segment encoding these proteins:
- the LOC132114911 gene encoding taste receptor type 2 member 40-like, with translation MAPPSTSIGHILFFVALVVVGVSGNIFNLIFTIQQQVKTRTIQTVGLILNIISTSNITLVLATFGMVVSVFQNPQIWCIKPYPLAIRTELYLMMTSSFISFWAIAWLSLFYCIKVVHFSSECFRALKRNISSVINAALLLSCVFSSLLFFPMFSLDIVDSLEKNESMNDNANLTCQMPSFTIQMDAYTYAAAILCLLCPIPLMIMLPTSIRMVVHLCAHTLALKKNQTQVQGSDSYLLVCKITVSLVGVYLSTLCIVALFFIIRLIGQFVTYQILASAFSFYSGMTSVLLTASNRHLKEKLWSLFCCRKAQEQASRSQTVVTGDV, from the coding sequence ATGGCACCTCCATCAACCTCTATTGGACACATTCTCTTTTTTGTTGCACTTGTGGTCGTTGGTGTTTCTGGAAACATATTTAACCTTATTTTTACTATACAACAGCAAGTGAAGACCAGGACCATTCAGACTGTCGGTTTAATCCTAAACATCATCTCCACCAGCAACATTACCCTGGTACTTGCCACCTTCGGAATGGTGGTAAGCGTCTTTCAGAATCCCCAAATTTGGTGCATCAAGCCATATCCTTTAGCTATCCGGACTGAATTATATCTAATGATGACTAGCAGCTTCATCAGCTTCTGGGCCATTGCATGGCTGAGTCTCTTCTACTGCATCAAAGTTGTACATTTCTCCTCAGAATGTTTCCGAGCACTGAAGAGGAACATCTCCTCTGTGATCAACGCTGCATTGCTGCTGAGCTGCGTGTTCTCCTCCTTGTTGTTCTTTCCTATGTTCTCACTTGACATTGTGGATTCATTGGAAAAAAATGAGAGCATGAACGATAACGCCAACTTGACCTGTCAAATGCCCTCCTTCACTATACAGATGGACGCTTACACATACGCTGCCGCTATTCTTTGCCTCCTCTGCCCGATCCCTCTGATGATCATGCTGCCCACCTCTATCAGAATGGTCGTCCATCTATGCGCCCACACGCTGGCTCTCAAGAAGAACCAGACCCAGGTGCAGGGATCTGACTCGTACCTCCTGGTGTGCAAGATCACTGTCTCTCTGGTGGGAGTTTATCTGTCCACTCTGTGTATTGTGGCTTTGTTTTTCATTATAAGGTTAATCGGGCAATTTGTCACCTATCAAATCTTAGCCAGTGCCTTTAGTTTTTACAGTGGTATGACTTCTGTCCTTCTGACAGCTTCAAACAGGCATCTGAAAGAGAAGCTCTGGAGTCTGTTCTGTTGTAGGAAGGCACAGGAACAAGCTAGCAGAAGCCAGACCGTTGTGACAGGGGATGTTTGA